In the Staphylococcus condimenti genome, one interval contains:
- the yabA gene encoding DNA replication initiation control protein YabA, giving the protein MDRRDLMERLMRLESNVQNLYQEMAELKTIAMELVEENVALEVENNHLKRLIGRSEEGGLHSDAQDNIETHESKEEHEEHRHRKHRVSSKENLAILYQEGFHICKGDLFGKHRHGEDCLFCLQTLEEQS; this is encoded by the coding sequence TTGGATCGTAGAGATTTAATGGAACGACTCATGCGACTTGAAAGCAACGTTCAAAACTTGTATCAAGAAATGGCTGAGTTAAAAACAATTGCTATGGAACTCGTTGAAGAGAATGTAGCTTTGGAAGTAGAAAACAATCATCTGAAACGCTTAATCGGACGTTCTGAAGAAGGCGGACTGCATTCAGATGCACAAGATAATATAGAAACACATGAATCAAAAGAAGAACATGAGGAACACCGACATCGAAAACATCGTGTCAGCAGTAAAGAGAACTTAGCGATTTTATATCAGGAAGGTTTTCATATCTGCAAAGGTGATTTATTTGGAAAACATCGTCACGGTGAAGATTGCTTGTTTTGCTTGCAAACTTTAGAAGAACAATCTTAA
- a CDS encoding PSP1 domain-containing protein: MPQVIGVQFQKAGKLEYYAPIQNTALCCGDRVVVESKRGVEIGAVKDGALDVEAEDVTLPLKPIIRVATEQDLEKHACNEEEADDAMQFCKEAIEQLELEMRLVNCEYTLDQSKVIFNFTADDRIDFRKLVKILASRLRTRIELRQIGVRDEAKLLGGIGPCGRSLCCSTFLGDFEPVSIKMAKDQNLSLNPTKISGACGRLMCCLKYENDYYEAAREQLPDVGTKIETPDGKGTVVGLNMLDISMQVKVDGLEQPLEYSVEDLEEIY; the protein is encoded by the coding sequence ATGCCACAAGTTATAGGCGTACAATTTCAGAAAGCTGGTAAACTCGAATATTACGCCCCAATTCAAAATACTGCACTTTGTTGTGGTGACAGAGTGGTAGTAGAATCAAAACGCGGTGTGGAAATTGGTGCTGTTAAAGATGGTGCATTGGATGTGGAGGCAGAAGATGTTACTTTACCATTGAAACCGATTATCCGTGTAGCAACAGAACAAGACTTAGAAAAGCATGCTTGCAATGAAGAAGAAGCTGATGATGCCATGCAATTTTGTAAAGAAGCAATTGAGCAATTAGAACTTGAAATGCGTTTAGTCAATTGTGAATATACATTAGACCAATCTAAAGTGATTTTCAATTTCACAGCAGATGATCGTATTGATTTTAGAAAGCTCGTTAAAATTTTAGCATCACGTTTAAGAACACGTATTGAACTACGTCAAATCGGCGTACGTGATGAAGCAAAATTATTAGGCGGAATCGGACCATGCGGCCGTTCATTATGTTGTTCTACATTTTTAGGAGACTTTGAACCGGTATCTATTAAAATGGCCAAAGATCAAAATTTATCGTTAAATCCGACAAAAATTTCTGGCGCATGTGGCCGTTTAATGTGCTGCTTGAAATATGAAAATGATTATTATGAAGCTGCTCGTGAACAACTGCCGGATGTCGGTACTAAAATTGAAACACCAGATGGAAAAGGTACTGTAGTGGGTCTTAATATGTTGGACATTTCAATGCAAGTCAAAGTGGATGGTCTTGAACAACCTTTAGAATATTCAGTTGAAGATTTAGAAGAGATATATTAA
- a CDS encoding ATP-binding protein produces MDELSRLTNAYQSGKLSHAYLFEGDDGQTMQQTAMAFAKLILCNDNEICQAKVDELNHPDFRYVSTEETNIKKEEIEALVHAMNQLPVEGTHKVYIIDGFEKLTVQGENSILKFLEEPPENTIAILLSTKPEQILSTIHSRCQHVYFRPMSQEKLIERLEEQDISKPIAEMLSTYTTQIEEARALNEEYDLAALRKNIVNWCQLLLTNRSMALIALVDLMKTAKNKKLQQLTLSVVNAFFQDIMHEKAETSGHLVFSELETDIKHYAEHLSYAQLTHMYDHITEAHKKLTQNVNPMLVFEQIVIKGVG; encoded by the coding sequence ATGGATGAATTATCAAGATTGACGAATGCTTATCAATCTGGCAAACTTTCGCATGCCTACTTATTTGAAGGCGATGATGGCCAAACGATGCAGCAGACTGCAATGGCATTTGCGAAATTAATTTTATGCAATGACAATGAAATATGCCAAGCGAAAGTTGATGAATTGAATCATCCAGACTTTAGATATGTTTCAACAGAAGAAACCAATATCAAAAAAGAGGAAATTGAAGCACTCGTACATGCTATGAATCAACTTCCAGTTGAAGGGACACATAAAGTATATATTATTGACGGTTTTGAAAAATTGACTGTACAAGGTGAGAATAGTATTTTAAAATTTTTAGAAGAACCGCCAGAAAATACGATTGCAATTTTACTTTCTACTAAGCCAGAACAAATTTTGAGTACGATTCATTCACGTTGCCAACATGTTTACTTCAGACCAATGTCGCAAGAAAAATTAATAGAGCGCCTCGAAGAACAAGACATTTCTAAACCTATTGCAGAAATGCTTAGTACATATACGACACAAATTGAAGAAGCACGTGCATTGAATGAAGAATATGATTTGGCAGCACTTAGAAAAAATATTGTGAACTGGTGTCAACTATTGCTTACGAATCGATCAATGGCATTAATTGCTTTAGTAGACCTCATGAAAACAGCAAAAAATAAAAAGTTGCAGCAACTGACATTATCTGTCGTGAATGCTTTTTTCCAAGATATTATGCATGAAAAAGCTGAAACTTCGGGACACTTAGTTTTTTCAGAACTTGAAACAGATATTAAACATTATGCGGAACACTTAAGTTATGCACAGTTAACGCATATGTATGACCATATAACGGAAGCACATAAGAAATTGACGCAAAATGTGAATCCGATGCTTGTATTCGAGCAAATTGTTATTAAGGGGGTGGGCTAA
- a CDS encoding cyclic-di-AMP receptor — protein sequence MKMVIAIVQDQDSQELSDQLVKNNFRATKLATTGGFLRAGNTTFLCGVDDDKVDDLLSVINKTCGNREQLVSPITPMGGSADSYIPYPVEVEVGGATVFVMPVDAFHRF from the coding sequence ATGAAAATGGTAATTGCAATTGTTCAAGACCAAGATAGTCAAGAATTATCTGATCAACTCGTTAAAAATAACTTCCGAGCGACTAAACTCGCTACAACAGGTGGATTTTTACGTGCCGGGAATACAACGTTCCTTTGCGGTGTAGATGATGATAAAGTTGATGATTTATTGAGTGTTATTAATAAAACATGCGGTAACAGAGAGCAACTTGTATCACCAATTACACCAATGGGCGGTAGCGCTGATTCATATATTCCATATCCAGTGGAAGTTGAAGTCGGCGGCGCAACAGTGTTTGTTATGCCTGTTGATGCGTTCCACCGATTTTAA
- the tmk gene encoding dTMP kinase: protein MSVFITFEGPEGSGKTTVLQRVAERLSQDYDVLKTREPGGVPAAEQIREILLEGEAVDERTEALLFAASRREHLVEKVLPALKEDKVVLCDRYIDSSLAYQGFARGIGVEEVRAINEFAINGLYPDLTIYLDITAQTGRERIESNARNMNRLDHESIAFHQRVIKGYHDLIDREPNRFKVIDANQQLDAVVEDTYTAIKEFLGK from the coding sequence ATGTCAGTATTTATTACATTTGAAGGACCAGAAGGTTCTGGTAAAACTACAGTGTTACAACGCGTTGCAGAGCGTTTATCTCAAGATTACGATGTTTTGAAAACACGCGAACCCGGAGGTGTACCCGCAGCAGAACAAATTCGAGAAATTCTCTTAGAAGGAGAAGCAGTAGATGAGCGTACAGAAGCGTTGCTTTTTGCAGCGTCACGCCGTGAACATTTAGTGGAAAAAGTATTGCCTGCTTTAAAAGAAGATAAAGTCGTGCTATGCGACCGTTATATTGATAGTTCTTTAGCTTATCAAGGTTTTGCACGTGGTATTGGTGTTGAAGAAGTACGTGCTATTAATGAATTTGCTATCAATGGATTATATCCAGATTTGACTATTTATTTGGATATTACTGCCCAAACAGGTCGTGAGCGTATTGAAAGTAATGCTAGAAACATGAACCGTTTAGATCATGAGAGTATTGCTTTTCATCAACGGGTAATTAAAGGGTATCACGATTTAATAGATAGAGAGCCGAATCGATTTAAAGTTATTGATGCAAACCAACAATTAGATGCAGTAGTTGAAGATACATATACTGCGATTAAAGAATTTTTGGGTAAGTAA
- a CDS encoding aminotransferase class V-fold PLP-dependent enzyme gives MNLPLNDKLKTFLDKTPISFHVPGHKNMTIGDLKEIELAMDITEITDFDDLHHPEEVLKESMKQLAKHPDYEAFYLVNGTTSGILSVIQAAAQSTQPMLISRNVHKSVFHGLDLAQQKAQIMPMNLSKLTNQYLGPEISETSQMMNQQLLSIITYPNYYGETFDIQRFIQESHAHQIPVLVDEAHGAHFGIKGFPKSSLEYGADYVVQSYHKTLPAFTMSSVIFIHKDAPYYNQVKQYLAYFQSSSPSYLLMAGLERAQVFYQNYEASTFFEKRDIVINELRQQGFVVNEMDDALKITVRYPGYSGYDVQEWLEKQEIYVELSDNDQTLLILPLWHERDTFPFELLIKRITQIVLPEPQKTGIEKIENVLPTESTDYQPIQLKHTTEIPIHQAVGKRLAQHLVPYPPGIPAFFKGENVTSSTVEKLESWIKQGIRVEGLKDNKIRIEDN, from the coding sequence ATGAATCTACCATTAAATGATAAATTAAAAACATTTCTAGATAAAACCCCTATTTCTTTTCACGTGCCTGGACATAAAAATATGACAATTGGAGACTTGAAAGAGATAGAGTTAGCGATGGATATTACGGAAATAACAGATTTTGATGATTTGCATCATCCAGAAGAAGTGTTAAAAGAAAGCATGAAACAATTAGCTAAACATCCAGATTATGAAGCTTTTTATTTAGTAAATGGGACGACTTCCGGTATTTTGTCGGTAATTCAAGCTGCAGCACAATCAACTCAGCCGATGCTGATCAGCCGTAATGTTCATAAATCCGTGTTTCATGGTTTAGATTTGGCTCAACAAAAAGCTCAAATCATGCCTATGAATTTAAGCAAACTAACAAATCAATACTTAGGTCCTGAAATATCAGAGACGAGTCAAATGATGAATCAACAACTGCTTTCTATCATTACATATCCTAACTATTATGGAGAAACTTTTGATATTCAGCGATTTATTCAAGAAAGTCACGCACATCAAATACCTGTTTTAGTAGATGAAGCACATGGCGCACATTTCGGGATAAAAGGGTTCCCGAAATCATCGTTAGAATATGGTGCCGATTATGTTGTACAGTCTTATCACAAAACATTGCCGGCATTTACGATGAGTTCGGTTATTTTTATACATAAAGATGCACCTTATTATAATCAAGTCAAACAATATCTGGCTTATTTCCAGTCCTCTAGTCCATCATACCTTTTGATGGCAGGTCTCGAAAGGGCGCAAGTTTTTTATCAAAATTATGAAGCAAGTACATTTTTTGAAAAACGTGACATCGTGATTAATGAATTAAGACAACAAGGTTTCGTGGTAAATGAGATGGATGATGCACTTAAAATCACAGTACGATATCCAGGTTATTCTGGTTATGATGTACAAGAATGGTTAGAAAAGCAAGAGATTTATGTAGAGCTTTCTGATAATGATCAAACACTATTAATATTACCATTGTGGCATGAACGTGATACTTTTCCTTTTGAATTATTAATAAAAAGAATTACGCAAATTGTATTGCCTGAACCACAGAAAACAGGGATAGAAAAGATTGAAAATGTATTACCGACTGAATCAACAGACTACCAACCAATACAATTGAAACACACTACTGAAATTCCTATACACCAAGCTGTCGGCAAACGACTAGCACAACATCTTGTTCCTTATCCACCTGGTATTCCAGCTTTTTTCAAAGGAGAAAATGTGACTTCATCAACAGTTGAAAAATTAGAAAGTTGGATTAAACAAGGAATAAGGGTAGAAGGTTTAAAAGATAACAAAATTAGAATTGAGGATAATTAA
- the recR gene encoding recombination mediator RecR — MHYPEPISKLIDSFMKLPGIGPKTAQRLAFHVLDMKEDDVVQFAKALVDVKRELTYCSVCGHITEEDPCYICNDKQRDRSVICVVEDDKDVIAMEKMREYKGLYHVLHGAISPMDGIGPEDINIPSLIERLKDEEVKELILAMNPNLEGESTAMYISRLVKPIGIKVTRLAQGLSVGGDLEYADEVTLSRAIEGRTEM, encoded by the coding sequence ATGCATTATCCAGAACCGATTTCGAAACTAATTGATAGTTTCATGAAATTGCCAGGCATTGGGCCGAAAACGGCGCAACGTCTGGCTTTTCATGTATTAGATATGAAGGAAGACGACGTTGTCCAATTTGCAAAGGCATTAGTAGATGTAAAACGTGAACTGACATATTGCAGTGTCTGCGGACATATAACTGAAGAAGATCCATGTTATATCTGTAATGATAAACAACGTGATCGTTCAGTAATTTGTGTAGTAGAAGATGATAAAGATGTAATTGCTATGGAAAAAATGAGAGAATATAAAGGCTTATACCATGTATTACATGGTGCCATTTCTCCAATGGACGGTATCGGTCCAGAGGATATCAACATTCCTTCTTTAATCGAACGTTTGAAAGATGAAGAAGTTAAAGAGTTGATTCTAGCAATGAATCCTAACTTAGAAGGTGAGTCTACGGCGATGTATATTTCCAGATTGGTTAAACCTATAGGAATTAAAGTAACGCGTTTAGCCCAAGGTTTATCAGTCGGCGGAGATTTAGAATATGCGGACGAAGTAACGTTATCTCGTGCAATTGAAGGCAGAACAGAAATGTAA
- a CDS encoding YbaB/EbfC family nucleoid-associated protein, with protein MRGGGNMQQMMKQMQKMQKKMAEEQEKLKDEKVEGSAGGGMVKVVVTGHKEVVDVVIDEEAVDPDDVEMLQDLVLAATNEAMNKADELTSERLGKHTKGLNIPGM; from the coding sequence ATGCGCGGTGGCGGAAATATGCAACAAATGATGAAACAAATGCAAAAAATGCAAAAGAAAATGGCTGAAGAGCAAGAAAAATTAAAAGATGAAAAAGTTGAAGGTTCAGCAGGCGGCGGCATGGTTAAAGTTGTCGTAACTGGCCATAAAGAAGTTGTAGATGTCGTGATTGATGAAGAAGCGGTCGACCCAGATGATGTTGAAATGCTTCAAGACTTAGTGTTAGCTGCAACAAACGAAGCAATGAATAAAGCAGATGAATTAACATCAGAACGTTTAGGCAAACACACTAAAGGCTTGAACATTCCTGGAATGTGA
- the dnaX gene encoding DNA polymerase III subunit gamma/tau has product MNYQALYRMYRPQSFDDVVGQEHVTKTLRNAIAKGKQSHAYIFSGPRGTGKTSIAKVFAKAINCPNSVDGEPCNECDICKSITQGSNSDVIEIDAASNNGVDEIRNIRDKVKYAPSQSKYKVYIIDEVHMLTTGAFNALLKTLEEPPAHAIFILATTEPHKIPPTIISRAQRFDFKAIGLDQIVERLRYVAESQHIEYDDEAIAFIAKASEGGMRDALSIMDQAIAFGDEHLTLQDALNVTGSVDEASLNALLNDVANGQVKDAFARYHQFIAEGKEVNRLINDLIYFVRDTIMNKTAQRETEYDALMGFDLDTLYKMIDLINDTLVSVRFSVNQNVHFEVLLVKMAELIKEGDAPVANPDMHSANAHQAPSAPQPAQQNNDVSSALLQRLEHLEQELNALKQQGVTSTNTPPKQKSNSRGRRRSKNSYSMTQIAKVLDNANKEDIKLLKDYWQEVIDHAKNHNQKALVSLLQNSIPVAASEKSVLVQFEAEIHCEIVNDDDEKRGNLEEVVRSIINKDVSVVGVPADQWLQVRSEYIQNRKKGGVNNASQEGANEPEQQEVDIVQKAKDMFGEDTVHITDED; this is encoded by the coding sequence TTGAACTATCAAGCTTTATATAGAATGTATCGACCACAGAGTTTTGATGACGTGGTCGGTCAAGAGCATGTAACTAAGACGCTCCGAAATGCTATTGCAAAGGGCAAACAATCGCATGCATACATCTTCAGCGGTCCAAGAGGAACTGGGAAGACAAGTATTGCAAAGGTATTTGCGAAAGCCATTAATTGTCCAAATAGTGTAGACGGAGAACCCTGTAATGAATGTGATATTTGTAAAAGTATTACACAAGGATCTAATTCAGATGTAATTGAAATTGACGCCGCAAGTAATAATGGTGTTGATGAAATTCGTAATATACGTGATAAGGTAAAATACGCACCATCGCAATCAAAATATAAAGTCTATATTATAGATGAGGTTCATATGCTCACAACAGGTGCTTTCAATGCTTTGTTGAAAACATTAGAAGAACCACCAGCACATGCTATCTTTATTTTGGCAACTACAGAACCGCATAAGATTCCACCTACGATTATTTCTAGAGCGCAACGTTTTGATTTTAAAGCAATAGGTTTGGACCAAATTGTTGAACGTCTGCGTTATGTGGCAGAATCACAACATATTGAATACGATGATGAAGCGATTGCTTTTATAGCGAAAGCTTCTGAAGGCGGCATGCGTGATGCACTGAGTATTATGGACCAAGCTATTGCATTCGGGGATGAACATTTAACATTGCAGGATGCATTGAATGTAACAGGAAGTGTAGATGAAGCTTCCTTAAATGCGTTATTAAATGATGTAGCAAATGGACAAGTTAAAGATGCATTTGCGCGTTATCATCAATTTATCGCTGAAGGTAAAGAAGTAAATCGTTTAATTAATGATTTAATCTATTTTGTACGCGATACAATCATGAATAAAACAGCGCAACGAGAAACAGAATACGATGCATTGATGGGATTTGATTTAGATACTCTTTATAAAATGATTGATTTGATAAATGATACATTAGTGTCCGTTCGTTTCAGTGTGAATCAAAATGTTCATTTTGAAGTATTGCTTGTCAAAATGGCTGAGTTGATTAAAGAAGGAGATGCACCCGTTGCTAATCCTGATATGCATTCTGCAAATGCACATCAAGCACCTAGTGCACCACAACCTGCTCAGCAGAATAATGATGTAAGTAGTGCATTGCTTCAACGTTTAGAGCACTTGGAACAAGAATTAAATGCATTAAAACAACAAGGTGTAACGTCAACGAATACACCGCCTAAACAAAAAAGCAATTCGCGTGGACGTCGAAGAAGCAAAAATTCCTATTCGATGACGCAAATTGCTAAGGTGTTAGATAATGCGAATAAAGAAGATATTAAACTTTTGAAAGATTATTGGCAAGAAGTTATTGATCACGCTAAGAATCATAATCAAAAGGCTTTAGTAAGTTTATTGCAGAACTCTATACCTGTAGCTGCAAGTGAGAAAAGTGTATTGGTGCAATTTGAAGCGGAAATCCATTGTGAAATTGTCAATGATGATGATGAAAAGCGTGGTAATTTAGAAGAAGTTGTACGGAGTATTATTAATAAAGATGTATCAGTTGTCGGTGTGCCAGCAGATCAATGGCTACAAGTACGTTCTGAGTATATTCAGAACCGAAAAAAGGGTGGAGTGAATAATGCTTCACAAGAAGGTGCGAATGAACCAGAACAACAGGAAGTTGATATTGTACAAAAGGCAAAAGACATGTTTGGAGAAGATACGGTTCATATCACTGATGAAGATTAA
- a CDS encoding GNAT family N-acetyltransferase yields MQILLGTVTENDYAIIAHLKNKKDSEGLFEGEYYEDSLRRLRRIPNYNPDFEIIARTDEDEIVGHILLMEEMIINGEDLQCPLMIKSLSVKEDYREYGIGKALVEAAKSRAKDEGYNEIIVEGEPDYFRSLGFVPLSNYSIEVPDDEDINQFSIILLWDSLDTCPQGKLVLENI; encoded by the coding sequence ATGCAAATCTTACTAGGAACTGTGACAGAGAACGACTATGCAATTATTGCGCATTTAAAAAATAAAAAAGATAGTGAAGGCTTATTTGAAGGGGAATATTATGAAGATAGCCTCCGTAGATTAAGACGTATTCCAAATTATAATCCTGATTTTGAAATAATCGCGCGTACAGATGAAGATGAGATTGTAGGTCATATTTTATTAATGGAAGAAATGATTATTAACGGAGAAGATTTACAATGTCCATTAATGATTAAATCACTTTCAGTAAAAGAAGATTATCGAGAATATGGTATCGGAAAAGCATTAGTTGAAGCTGCCAAAAGCAGAGCTAAAGATGAAGGTTATAATGAAATTATTGTTGAAGGGGAACCTGATTATTTTCGCTCATTAGGATTTGTGCCACTTTCAAATTACTCAATAGAGGTGCCGGATGATGAAGATATCAATCAGTTCAGTATTATTCTTTTGTGGGATAGCTTAGATACGTGTCCACAAGGCAAATTAGTCTTAGAAAATATATAA
- a CDS encoding MFS transporter — translation MYRNLWTKDFIFITVINFLMYIIHYALIVTVTTFTIDTFHANEAMGGLAAGIFIIGMLFGRLFTGKYIDQLNLKKTLFFGLVFSFIAIGLYFLIHSLLVLMIVRLIHGLAFGMSSTTTGTYSSTIVPEDRKGEGIGYYALSTTVASAIGPFLGILINQKLNFQSNFVVCLICILLSAVLALFISNIKQPSLNKEREEKVEATKPKGLAQFFQKQAVPISIVIVFVGIAYSSVLAFLDSYAANIGLASAASFFFVVYAVSTFVVRPITGKVFDNYGANKVVYPVLIAFILGLVLLAVAHSSWVLLISAIFIGIGYGTLIPSFQTIAIQASPPEKIGLATSTFYIFADLGAGAGPTLLGIVIGSFGYRNLYFAMAVLLVLVIGLYYLLHGRKHKTMEY, via the coding sequence ATGTATCGCAATTTATGGACGAAAGATTTTATTTTCATCACAGTAATCAACTTCCTTATGTATATCATTCATTACGCATTGATTGTAACAGTAACGACTTTTACAATAGATACTTTTCATGCGAATGAAGCAATGGGTGGTCTTGCAGCAGGGATTTTCATCATTGGTATGTTGTTCGGCCGTTTATTTACTGGGAAATATATTGATCAACTCAATCTGAAGAAAACACTATTTTTCGGTCTGGTCTTTTCATTTATAGCAATCGGTCTCTATTTCTTAATCCATAGCCTATTAGTACTCATGATAGTGCGATTAATTCACGGCTTGGCATTCGGTATGTCATCAACGACTACAGGCACGTATTCTTCTACCATTGTTCCTGAGGATCGTAAAGGTGAAGGTATAGGATATTACGCGCTTAGTACTACAGTTGCTTCAGCAATCGGTCCGTTCTTGGGCATTTTAATAAATCAGAAATTGAACTTCCAAAGCAACTTTGTAGTTTGTTTGATTTGTATCTTACTTTCAGCTGTTCTTGCGCTGTTCATTTCTAATATTAAGCAACCTTCATTGAACAAAGAAAGAGAAGAAAAAGTAGAAGCAACAAAACCTAAAGGATTGGCGCAATTTTTCCAAAAACAAGCAGTACCTATTTCTATAGTTATTGTTTTTGTAGGTATTGCATATTCTAGTGTGCTTGCATTCTTGGATTCTTATGCGGCGAACATCGGTCTTGCAAGTGCAGCAAGTTTCTTCTTTGTTGTTTATGCGGTCAGCACTTTTGTAGTGCGTCCAATCACAGGAAAAGTGTTTGATAATTATGGTGCCAATAAAGTAGTTTATCCAGTTTTAATCGCTTTTATACTTGGATTAGTATTACTTGCTGTAGCACATAGCAGTTGGGTATTGCTTATTTCAGCTATCTTTATCGGTATCGGTTATGGAACATTGATTCCATCATTCCAAACAATTGCTATTCAAGCTTCACCACCAGAAAAAATTGGCCTTGCAACTTCAACTTTCTATATTTTTGCAGATTTAGGCGCTGGCGCAGGACCGACCTTGCTTGGAATTGTAATCGGCAGTTTCGGTTATCGTAATCTTTATTTTGCAATGGCTGTGTTATTAGTACTTGTCATTGGTTTATACTATCTGTTGCATGGACGTAAACATAAGACAATGGAATATTAA
- a CDS encoding LysR family transcriptional regulator, with protein MNFIQLHHMKTIHETGSITKAAQILHITQSALSQSISNLEAELNIQLFKRQKSGTTLTDQGHQIFPIIMDLIDQEALLYDKIQSLNAEMEGSLSIATIPTLFMTIVPGVLSTFKKDNPNIDVQIIEAENNEIKQLVSRGEVDIGLYTILNEDDLDVTDAQYTPLFSSAFTAIVPKDSKLAYLKNLSLEDIKAFPFILYDRNFYKKNIQKFEAANGPINLLFSTDNVGVLFNSVAEGLGISILSDLMVQNTPFYQRNMIKTVPIGAPFNQMIEFGVLHMKHSDKEKLIGEFKNYLAEAAEKIS; from the coding sequence TTGAACTTTATTCAACTTCACCATATGAAAACCATCCATGAAACTGGATCTATTACTAAAGCAGCTCAAATATTGCATATTACACAATCTGCACTCAGCCAATCGATTTCAAACTTAGAAGCAGAGTTAAACATCCAATTGTTCAAACGCCAAAAAAGCGGAACAACTTTAACAGACCAAGGACATCAAATTTTTCCGATAATCATGGATTTAATTGATCAAGAAGCCTTACTATATGACAAAATCCAATCATTAAATGCTGAAATGGAAGGTTCTCTTTCCATTGCAACCATCCCTACTTTGTTTATGACGATTGTTCCAGGGGTGTTATCAACTTTTAAAAAAGATAACCCGAATATTGATGTTCAAATTATAGAAGCAGAAAATAATGAAATTAAACAGTTGGTTTCAAGAGGCGAAGTAGATATTGGATTATATACTATCTTAAATGAAGACGATTTAGATGTAACAGATGCACAGTATACACCATTATTTTCTAGTGCATTTACAGCGATTGTACCTAAAGATTCTAAACTCGCTTATTTGAAGAACTTATCTTTAGAAGATATAAAGGCTTTTCCCTTCATATTATATGATCGTAATTTTTACAAAAAGAATATTCAGAAGTTCGAAGCTGCCAATGGCCCTATTAATCTATTATTTTCTACAGATAATGTAGGCGTATTATTTAATTCTGTTGCTGAAGGGCTTGGAATCAGTATTCTATCTGATTTAATGGTACAAAATACTCCTTTTTATCAACGTAATATGATAAAAACTGTGCCGATTGGGGCACCTTTCAATCAAATGATTGAGTTTGGCGTGCTTCACATGAAACACTCTGATAAAGAAAAATTGATTGGAGAATTTAAGAACTATTTAGCAGAAGCTGCAGAAAAAATATCATAA
- a CDS encoding SdpI family protein yields MSKVEVGTKKFDRFSIVAIVLTAITWVVFIPFLPWTLPLHYDNQNQLDLYLNKVTAPIVIMLVMIVSYSVIKRKAQRDKQHKKLGNVSFNTAFWNPMVQSFIYLISLLMIFHALGYNIINNFIGILILSFLLILWGNYLQIIPVNSKNIGIRNQWTSANEAVWKRTHRFVSRLFIATGFVLLVLALLQVINSVTALLVFALVGGAAPFIYSKYAYQKIVHGKS; encoded by the coding sequence ATGTCAAAAGTTGAAGTTGGAACAAAAAAGTTTGACCGTTTTAGTATAGTTGCCATAGTGTTAACAGCGATTACTTGGGTAGTTTTTATTCCATTTCTACCTTGGACACTACCGTTGCATTACGATAATCAGAATCAATTGGATTTATATCTGAATAAGGTTACTGCACCTATTGTAATAATGTTGGTTATGATAGTAAGTTATAGTGTAATCAAAAGAAAAGCCCAACGTGATAAGCAACATAAAAAGCTAGGAAATGTCAGTTTCAATACGGCTTTTTGGAATCCTATGGTACAAAGCTTTATATACCTTATAAGTTTATTAATGATCTTTCATGCGCTTGGATATAATATTATAAATAATTTTATTGGGATATTAATTCTTAGTTTTTTATTAATTTTGTGGGGGAATTACTTGCAAATTATTCCGGTAAATTCTAAGAATATTGGTATTCGTAATCAGTGGACAAGCGCAAATGAAGCGGTGTGGAAAAGAACACACCGGTTTGTTTCACGGTTATTTATTGCGACAGGCTTTGTCTTACTTGTTTTGGCGTTGTTGCAAGTAATTAATAGTGTAACAGCATTACTTGTATTTGCGTTAGTGGGTGGGGCAGCTCCGTTTATTTATTCTAAATATGCTTACCAAAAAATTGTCCATGGAAAATCTTAA